ACTGTAATGTTGGTGTTGGGAAATACTCTTTGTATTCCTTTTTGTTAACAATAATGCTCCCAGATCCCTCCTTAAGGTAAATACGAGCAACGGAAGTTTTACGTCTCCCAATTTTGTGAATTGTCGCCATTATTTAAGATCGTTTAAATTAATTAATGTAGGATTTTGAGCTTCATGAGGATGCTCAGAACCAACATATACATTAAGGTTTCTAAACAAAGCAGCTCCCAAAGTGTTTTTAGGTAACATACCCTTAACTGCTTTTTGAACCATTTTGCGAGGATCTTTTGCCAACAATTCGCTTGCTGTTAAAGTACGCTGTCCTCCAGGGTAACCTGTGTGACGAGTGTAAACTTTTTGATCCCATTTTTTGCCCGACAGGCTAATTTTTTCAGCATTGATAATGATAACATAGTCACCAGTATCAGCATGAGGAGTGAAGTTTGCTTTGTACTTCCCTCGGATAATTTTGGCTACTTTAGATGCCATACGACCAAGTGGTTGGTCCGCTGCATCAACTACTACCCATTGCTTGTCAGCAGTAGCTTTGTTAGCCGAAATTGTTTTGTAACTCAACGTGTTCACAATACAACTGTTTTAATTAATATAATATGTAATAAACATTCCTTACCCAATAAGGGCGTGCAAAGATACGAAGTTTTTTGGAACACACAAATGTGTTGATGTGTAGATAGTTGACATATTTGCATTTGAATTAAAAACACAGCTAAATGTCTGATTGTGCAAATATGCTTTAAAAATTTTAAACGTTTCAGATAATATTAAAAAACATGCTATATATAAGGAGTGTTTCGTTAACTTATTTTCGCTGATATATTATAAACTGTACCCGATAAAATAATCAAAGCTTAAACCAAATAAACATTCTGATTAAAAAATGTGCTTATCCGACTCTATATAATAGTTCTCTTTCAAAATTGCATGAGCATTCTGCAAAAAAAAGTAATTATTCCCTGCAACATCCCTATACAAACACAGAGAACACTTATTTGATTTTTTCACTTATTTTATACATAACATTGTAAAAACACAGGGGGTATAATGCAAATATGACATAAATCAACAAAACATCCACGTAAAACAGGGGGGGGTTGCTTTAAAAAAACATATATTTGACTTGTTAGTAACAAAACGTAACCATTATCAATGTTTTAGTTTAGAAAGAACACATTTTAACACCTGGAAGTGACTTTCATAAACACATTGGTCAATTTTGCTTTTGCTATAACATTCATTAATTACATAATCCTTGATGGTCAATTCCTTAATACTTTATATTCATGTACTAAGAGTAAGATGAACTATCGAATAATTATTAAACCTATGAAATATAGAAGTACTAAATGCGTAAAAACTGTCCGCATTGAAAAATCAATTCGAAAAATTATTGTAAGTCTGTCGGTGCTATTGGTATTATCAACTGCCAATGCCCATGAAATTACTGAAACAAGTGCAGAGTCTCCTGTTTCAATCGGAGCCGATTTTGTTTCGCGCTACGTATGGCGTGGGCTTAATTTTAGTCAAAATGCACCGGCCATCCAGCCTTCAATCGAATATTCCATCGGAGGGTTCACGGCAGGAACCTGGGGCTCTTAT
This genomic stretch from Bacteroidota bacterium harbors:
- the rplM gene encoding 50S ribosomal protein L13, which codes for MNTLSYKTISANKATADKQWVVVDAADQPLGRMASKVAKIIRGKYKANFTPHADTGDYVIIINAEKISLSGKKWDQKVYTRHTGYPGGQRTLTASELLAKDPRKMVQKAVKGMLPKNTLGAALFRNLNVYVGSEHPHEAQNPTLINLNDLK